In Desulfovibrio sp. 86, the following proteins share a genomic window:
- the efp gene encoding elongation factor P encodes MYSTTDFRKGLKIEVEGTPYEIVDFQHFKPGKGGAMVRTKLRNILTGRMQDITFRSGEKVGKPDLETRDMQFLYRQDDELIFMDMTTYEQLQMSLATTDGKEGFLKDGQECRVLLYKGSPLDIDIPVSMVLTVVETEPGAKGDTVSNVTKPAKLETGLVVQVPIFVNEGDRVKVDTRSKEYLGRE; translated from the coding sequence ATGTATTCAACCACGGATTTTCGCAAGGGACTTAAAATTGAAGTTGAAGGCACCCCTTACGAAATTGTGGACTTTCAGCACTTCAAGCCCGGCAAGGGCGGCGCCATGGTACGCACCAAGCTGCGTAACATTCTCACTGGCCGCATGCAGGACATCACCTTCCGTTCCGGTGAAAAGGTCGGCAAGCCCGATCTTGAAACCCGTGACATGCAGTTCCTGTACCGCCAGGACGACGAACTCATTTTTATGGATATGACCACATACGAGCAGCTGCAAATGTCCCTCGCGACCACTGACGGCAAAGAGGGCTTTTTGAAGGACGGTCAGGAATGCCGCGTGCTGCTTTACAAGGGCAGCCCGCTGGACATTGACATTCCAGTAAGCATGGTGCTGACTGTTGTGGAAACCGAGCCTGGCGCCAAGGGCGACACTGTCAGCAATGTCACCAAGCCCGCCAAGCTCGAAACTGGCCTTGTTGTTCAGGTTCCCATTTTTGTTAACGAAGGTGACCGCGTAAAAGTGGACACCCGCTCCAAGGAATACCTGGGCCGGGAATAA